The following are encoded in a window of Poecile atricapillus isolate bPoeAtr1 chromosome 3, bPoeAtr1.hap1, whole genome shotgun sequence genomic DNA:
- the FBXO9 gene encoding F-box only protein 9 isoform X4, producing the protein MFRAQWMFELAPGVSSSGLEPLPCRASSREPGLKSVDARGKQEIAKEEKAKELFLKAVEEERNGALYEAIKFYRLAMQLVPDIEFKITYTRSPDGDGVGKRCVEDSKEDDKMADLLTDFQQQLTLQESSVKLCQPEVYVNQTHISALPMEVLMYIFRWVVSSDLDLRSLEQLSLVCRGFYICARDPEIWHQVCLKIWGRSCNKLVPYASWRDMFLERPRVRFDGVYVSKTKYIRQGEQSLDGFYRAWHQVEYYRYLRFFPDGQVMMLTTPEDPQSIVPRLRTKNTRTDAILLGHYRLSQETDNQTKVFAVIMKKKEEKPVDYHKYRYFRRVPAQETDHSFHVGLQLCSSGRQRFNKLVWIHHSCHITCRSTGETAVTTFDIDKMYTPLFFARVKSFTAYSEKPL; encoded by the exons ATGTTCAGAGCTCAGTGGATGTTTGAGCTTGCCCCAGGTGTGAGTTCTAGTGGGTTGGAACCTCTGCCGTGCAGAGCATCGTCAAGAGAACCTGGACTAAAGTCTGTTGATGCCAGGGGAAAACAGGAGAtagcaaaagaggaaaag GCAAAAGAACTTTTCCTGAAGGCAGTGGAAGAAGAACGAAATGGGGCCCTTTATGAAG CCATCAAGTTTTATCGTCTAGCCATGCAGCTTGTACCTGATATAGAGTTTAAGATCACCTATACACGGTCCCCAGATGGTGATGGGGTTGGAAAGAGGTG TGTTGAGGATAGCAAAGAGGATGACAAAATGGCAGATCTTCTGACGGATTTCCAGCAGCAGTTAACTCTTCAGGAATCTTCAGTCAAACTTTGTCAGCCTGAAGTTTATGTCAACCAGACCCACATCTCAG cGTTGCCTATGGAAGTACTAATGTACATTTTCCGATGGGTGGTTTCAAGTGATTTGGATCTAAGATCATTGGAGCAATTATCTCTTGTTTGTCGAGGATTTTACATTTGCGCCAG AGATCCTGAAATCTGGCATCAAGTCTGTTTGAAAAtatggggcaggagctgcaatAAACTTGTTCCATATGCATCTTGGAGGGACATGTTTCTGGAAAGGCCTCGCGTTCGATTTGATG gTGTGTATGTCAGCAAGACAAAATACATACGTCAAGGAGAACAGTCTCTTGATGGTTTCTATAGAGCATGGCACCAAGTGGAATATTACAG ATATTTGAGATTCTTTCCAGATGGTCAAGTTATGATGCTAACAACTCCTGAGGATCCTCAATCTATAGTTCCTCGCTTACGGACTAAAAACACAAG AACAGATGCAATCTTGCTTGGCCATTATCGCCTTTCCCAGGAAACAGACAATCAAACCAAAGTATTTGCTgtaataatgaagaaaaaggaagag AAACCAGTTGATTACCACAAATACAGGTATTTCCGTCGAGTTCCTGCTCAAGAAACAGATCACAGTTTCCATGTAGGACTACAGTTGTGCTCCAGTGGGCGCCAGAGGTTCAACAAACTTGTGTGGATACATCATTCTTGTCACATCACTTGCAG ATCAACTGGTGAGACAGCTGTAACTACTTTTGACATTGACAAAATGTACACCCCTTTGTTCTTTGCACGAGTGAAGAGTTTTACTGCATATTCAGAAAAGCCACTCTAA
- the FBXO9 gene encoding F-box only protein 9 isoform X2, whose product MAEAEEDCHTDLVRTDDSERSGEANLQAELQMFRAQWMFELAPGVSSSGLEPLPCRASSREPGLKSVDARGKQEIAKEEKAKELFLKAVEEERNGALYEAIKFYRLAMQLVPDIEFKITYTRSPDGDGVGKRCVEDSKEDDKMADLLTDFQQQLTLQESSVKLCQPEVYVNQTHISALPMEVLMYIFRWVVSSDLDLRSLEQLSLVCRGFYICARDPEIWHQVCLKIWGRSCNKLVPYASWRDMFLERPRVRFDGVYVSKTKYIRQGEQSLDGFYRAWHQVEYYRYLRFFPDGQVMMLTTPEDPQSIVPRLRTKNTRTDAILLGHYRLSQETDNQTKVFAVIMKKKEEKPVDYHKYRYFRRVPAQETDHSFHVGLQLCSSGRQRFNKLVWIHHSCHITCSMKFLYCSCLGAPNKSGKGKWFLRYECRSGFCIA is encoded by the exons ATG GCAGAAGCTGAAGAAGATTGTCACACTGATTTGGTAAGAACCGATGACAGTGAAAGATCTGGCGAAGCAAATCTTCAG GCAGAGCTCCAGATGTTCAGAGCTCAGTGGATGTTTGAGCTTGCCCCAGGTGTGAGTTCTAGTGGGTTGGAACCTCTGCCGTGCAGAGCATCGTCAAGAGAACCTGGACTAAAGTCTGTTGATGCCAGGGGAAAACAGGAGAtagcaaaagaggaaaag GCAAAAGAACTTTTCCTGAAGGCAGTGGAAGAAGAACGAAATGGGGCCCTTTATGAAG CCATCAAGTTTTATCGTCTAGCCATGCAGCTTGTACCTGATATAGAGTTTAAGATCACCTATACACGGTCCCCAGATGGTGATGGGGTTGGAAAGAGGTG TGTTGAGGATAGCAAAGAGGATGACAAAATGGCAGATCTTCTGACGGATTTCCAGCAGCAGTTAACTCTTCAGGAATCTTCAGTCAAACTTTGTCAGCCTGAAGTTTATGTCAACCAGACCCACATCTCAG cGTTGCCTATGGAAGTACTAATGTACATTTTCCGATGGGTGGTTTCAAGTGATTTGGATCTAAGATCATTGGAGCAATTATCTCTTGTTTGTCGAGGATTTTACATTTGCGCCAG AGATCCTGAAATCTGGCATCAAGTCTGTTTGAAAAtatggggcaggagctgcaatAAACTTGTTCCATATGCATCTTGGAGGGACATGTTTCTGGAAAGGCCTCGCGTTCGATTTGATG gTGTGTATGTCAGCAAGACAAAATACATACGTCAAGGAGAACAGTCTCTTGATGGTTTCTATAGAGCATGGCACCAAGTGGAATATTACAG ATATTTGAGATTCTTTCCAGATGGTCAAGTTATGATGCTAACAACTCCTGAGGATCCTCAATCTATAGTTCCTCGCTTACGGACTAAAAACACAAG AACAGATGCAATCTTGCTTGGCCATTATCGCCTTTCCCAGGAAACAGACAATCAAACCAAAGTATTTGCTgtaataatgaagaaaaaggaagag AAACCAGTTGATTACCACAAATACAGGTATTTCCGTCGAGTTCCTGCTCAAGAAACAGATCACAGTTTCCATGTAGGACTACAGTTGTGCTCCAGTGGGCGCCAGAGGTTCAACAAACTTGTGTGGATACATCATTCTTGTCACATCACTTGCAG CATGAAGTTTCTGTACTGCTCATGCCTTGGAGCTCCTAATAAGAGTGGAAAGGGAAAGTGGTTTCTTAGGTATGAATGTAGAAGTGGATTCTGTATAGCGTGA
- the FBXO9 gene encoding F-box only protein 9 isoform X1 produces MAEAEEDCHTDLVRTDDSERSGEANLQAELQMFRAQWMFELAPGVSSSGLEPLPCRASSREPGLKSVDARGKQEIAKEEKAKELFLKAVEEERNGALYEAIKFYRLAMQLVPDIEFKITYTRSPDGDGVGKRCVEDSKEDDKMADLLTDFQQQLTLQESSVKLCQPEVYVNQTHISALPMEVLMYIFRWVVSSDLDLRSLEQLSLVCRGFYICARDPEIWHQVCLKIWGRSCNKLVPYASWRDMFLERPRVRFDGVYVSKTKYIRQGEQSLDGFYRAWHQVEYYRYLRFFPDGQVMMLTTPEDPQSIVPRLRTKNTRTDAILLGHYRLSQETDNQTKVFAVIMKKKEEKPVDYHKYRYFRRVPAQETDHSFHVGLQLCSSGRQRFNKLVWIHHSCHITCRSTGETAVTTFDIDKMYTPLFFARVKSFTAYSEKPL; encoded by the exons ATG GCAGAAGCTGAAGAAGATTGTCACACTGATTTGGTAAGAACCGATGACAGTGAAAGATCTGGCGAAGCAAATCTTCAG GCAGAGCTCCAGATGTTCAGAGCTCAGTGGATGTTTGAGCTTGCCCCAGGTGTGAGTTCTAGTGGGTTGGAACCTCTGCCGTGCAGAGCATCGTCAAGAGAACCTGGACTAAAGTCTGTTGATGCCAGGGGAAAACAGGAGAtagcaaaagaggaaaag GCAAAAGAACTTTTCCTGAAGGCAGTGGAAGAAGAACGAAATGGGGCCCTTTATGAAG CCATCAAGTTTTATCGTCTAGCCATGCAGCTTGTACCTGATATAGAGTTTAAGATCACCTATACACGGTCCCCAGATGGTGATGGGGTTGGAAAGAGGTG TGTTGAGGATAGCAAAGAGGATGACAAAATGGCAGATCTTCTGACGGATTTCCAGCAGCAGTTAACTCTTCAGGAATCTTCAGTCAAACTTTGTCAGCCTGAAGTTTATGTCAACCAGACCCACATCTCAG cGTTGCCTATGGAAGTACTAATGTACATTTTCCGATGGGTGGTTTCAAGTGATTTGGATCTAAGATCATTGGAGCAATTATCTCTTGTTTGTCGAGGATTTTACATTTGCGCCAG AGATCCTGAAATCTGGCATCAAGTCTGTTTGAAAAtatggggcaggagctgcaatAAACTTGTTCCATATGCATCTTGGAGGGACATGTTTCTGGAAAGGCCTCGCGTTCGATTTGATG gTGTGTATGTCAGCAAGACAAAATACATACGTCAAGGAGAACAGTCTCTTGATGGTTTCTATAGAGCATGGCACCAAGTGGAATATTACAG ATATTTGAGATTCTTTCCAGATGGTCAAGTTATGATGCTAACAACTCCTGAGGATCCTCAATCTATAGTTCCTCGCTTACGGACTAAAAACACAAG AACAGATGCAATCTTGCTTGGCCATTATCGCCTTTCCCAGGAAACAGACAATCAAACCAAAGTATTTGCTgtaataatgaagaaaaaggaagag AAACCAGTTGATTACCACAAATACAGGTATTTCCGTCGAGTTCCTGCTCAAGAAACAGATCACAGTTTCCATGTAGGACTACAGTTGTGCTCCAGTGGGCGCCAGAGGTTCAACAAACTTGTGTGGATACATCATTCTTGTCACATCACTTGCAG ATCAACTGGTGAGACAGCTGTAACTACTTTTGACATTGACAAAATGTACACCCCTTTGTTCTTTGCACGAGTGAAGAGTTTTACTGCATATTCAGAAAAGCCACTCTAA
- the FBXO9 gene encoding F-box only protein 9 isoform X3: MAEAEEDCHTDLVRTDDSERSGEANLQAELQMFRAQWMFELAPGVSSSGLEPLPCRASSREPGLKSVDARGKQEIAKEEKAKELFLKAVEEERNGALYEAIKFYRLAMQLVPDIEFKITYTRSPDGDGVGKRCVEDSKEDDKMADLLTDFQQQLTLQESSVKLCQPEVYVNQTHISALPMEVLMYIFRWVVSSDLDLRSLEQLSLVCRGFYICARDPEIWHQVCLKIWGRSCNKLVPYASWRDMFLERPRVRFDGVYVSKTKYIRQGEQSLDGFYRAWHQVEYYRYLRFFPDGQVMMLTTPEDPQSIVPRLRTKNTRTDAILLGHYRLSQETDNQTKVFAVIMKKKEEKPVDYHKYRYFRRVPAQETDHSFHVGLQLCSSGRQRFNKLVWIHHSCHITCRYFKLLCSTRAIKSGDKGYEMQRSSH, from the exons ATG GCAGAAGCTGAAGAAGATTGTCACACTGATTTGGTAAGAACCGATGACAGTGAAAGATCTGGCGAAGCAAATCTTCAG GCAGAGCTCCAGATGTTCAGAGCTCAGTGGATGTTTGAGCTTGCCCCAGGTGTGAGTTCTAGTGGGTTGGAACCTCTGCCGTGCAGAGCATCGTCAAGAGAACCTGGACTAAAGTCTGTTGATGCCAGGGGAAAACAGGAGAtagcaaaagaggaaaag GCAAAAGAACTTTTCCTGAAGGCAGTGGAAGAAGAACGAAATGGGGCCCTTTATGAAG CCATCAAGTTTTATCGTCTAGCCATGCAGCTTGTACCTGATATAGAGTTTAAGATCACCTATACACGGTCCCCAGATGGTGATGGGGTTGGAAAGAGGTG TGTTGAGGATAGCAAAGAGGATGACAAAATGGCAGATCTTCTGACGGATTTCCAGCAGCAGTTAACTCTTCAGGAATCTTCAGTCAAACTTTGTCAGCCTGAAGTTTATGTCAACCAGACCCACATCTCAG cGTTGCCTATGGAAGTACTAATGTACATTTTCCGATGGGTGGTTTCAAGTGATTTGGATCTAAGATCATTGGAGCAATTATCTCTTGTTTGTCGAGGATTTTACATTTGCGCCAG AGATCCTGAAATCTGGCATCAAGTCTGTTTGAAAAtatggggcaggagctgcaatAAACTTGTTCCATATGCATCTTGGAGGGACATGTTTCTGGAAAGGCCTCGCGTTCGATTTGATG gTGTGTATGTCAGCAAGACAAAATACATACGTCAAGGAGAACAGTCTCTTGATGGTTTCTATAGAGCATGGCACCAAGTGGAATATTACAG ATATTTGAGATTCTTTCCAGATGGTCAAGTTATGATGCTAACAACTCCTGAGGATCCTCAATCTATAGTTCCTCGCTTACGGACTAAAAACACAAG AACAGATGCAATCTTGCTTGGCCATTATCGCCTTTCCCAGGAAACAGACAATCAAACCAAAGTATTTGCTgtaataatgaagaaaaaggaagag AAACCAGTTGATTACCACAAATACAGGTATTTCCGTCGAGTTCCTGCTCAAGAAACAGATCACAGTTTCCATGTAGGACTACAGTTGTGCTCCAGTGGGCGCCAGAGGTTCAACAAACTTGTGTGGATACATCATTCTTGTCACATCACTTGCAG